In the genome of Gloeotrichia echinulata CP02, one region contains:
- a CDS encoding 2OG-Fe(II) oxygenase, with the protein MQEQANLAYQEALKKHAANLPKISTNDMNIVEKLKYEGVAITSLDALGIDSSPAMFQAAKNLIPKLPNQINGDKNEFVIHADSQQMMKNLEIQLWGIEQRLLNIAENYIGLPVAYHGAYFRRDFANKIQQKTRLWHLDNDDRKVVKIILYLNDVNEDGGPFQYIPKSFASRVGQSLNYHHGYIADTTIQKIVSPSNWRKCTGPAGTVIFAAVANTFHRGMLPIAADRFSIFFDYTSRRVQQPFYGSFSLPPDTLFLLANTLTKQQRKCIFWQPHSLSEPKWEI; encoded by the coding sequence TTGCAAGAACAAGCTAATCTTGCATATCAAGAAGCATTAAAAAAACATGCTGCTAATTTACCTAAAATTTCGACTAATGACATGAATATAGTCGAAAAATTAAAGTATGAAGGTGTTGCCATAACTTCCCTAGATGCTTTGGGAATTGACTCAAGTCCTGCGATGTTCCAAGCAGCAAAAAATCTAATACCTAAACTTCCCAACCAGATTAATGGTGATAAAAATGAATTTGTAATTCATGCTGATTCTCAGCAAATGATGAAGAATCTAGAGATTCAATTGTGGGGGATAGAACAACGGTTACTAAATATTGCCGAGAATTATATTGGGTTGCCAGTAGCCTATCATGGCGCATATTTTCGGAGAGATTTTGCGAATAAAATACAGCAAAAAACGAGGCTTTGGCATCTAGATAATGACGACCGCAAGGTTGTGAAAATTATCCTTTATTTAAATGATGTTAATGAAGATGGTGGACCGTTTCAATATATTCCCAAATCTTTTGCATCAAGAGTAGGGCAATCTCTTAACTATCATCATGGCTATATTGCAGATACAACGATACAAAAAATTGTATCTCCATCAAATTGGCGAAAATGCACAGGTCCTGCTGGCACAGTAATTTTTGCAGCCGTCGCCAACACCTTCCATAGAGGAATGTTACCTATAGCAGCAGATAGGTTCAGTATTTTCTTTGATTACACTTCTAGACGAGTACAACAGCCATTTTACGGTTCATTTTCCCTACCACCAGATACTTTATTCTTGCTAGCAAATACTCTGACCAAACAACAAAGAAAATGTATTTTTTGGCAACCCCATTCTTTGTCTGAGCCTAAATGGGAAATTTGA